One window of Caloenas nicobarica isolate bCalNic1 chromosome 7, bCalNic1.hap1, whole genome shotgun sequence genomic DNA carries:
- the DUSP5 gene encoding dual specificity protein phosphatase 5, which produces MKVTSLDCRQLRKLLRKEPSRCLVLDCRPYLSYSASCLRGSLNVNLNSVVMRRARGGAVPLHFVVPDAAARARLLLGGGEGPAGPGRLAAVVVLDQGTGHWQKLKKDSTAQIVLNALLSSLPEAGARVCFLKGGYETFNSQYPECCVDGKFISPERTETERNLASHCEKQSANHKPAYDQGGPVEILPFLYLGSAYHASKCEFLANLHITALLNVSRKSSESFKDQYCYKWIPVEDSHTADISSHFQEAIDFIDYVRRTGGKILVHCEAGISRSPTICMAYLMKTKKLCLEEAFDYIKQRRSLISPNFGFMGQLLQYESEILSSTPSPAVTSCKREAASFFAEELTLGKNFEGSCFAFPTSVLSSVPIHSPVHQLKLSPMTASSSC; this is translated from the exons ATGAAAGTCACATCCCTCGACTGCCGCCAGCTGAGGAAGCTCCTGCGGAAGGAGCCCTCCCGCTGCCTGGTGCTCGACTGCCGGCCGTACCTGTCCTACTCGGCCTCCTGCCTCCGCGGCTCGCTCAACGTCAACCTCAACTCGGTGGTGATGCGGCgggcccgcggcggggccgtgCCGCTCCACTTCGTGGTACCCGACGCGGCGGCCCGAgcccggctgctgctgggcgGGGGAGAGGGaccggcggggcccggccgcctGGCAGCCGTGGTGGTGCTGGACCAGGGCACGGGGCACTGGCAGAAGCTGAAGAAGGACAGCACGGCCCAGATCGTCCTCAACgctctgctctccagcctgccGGAGGCCGGGGCCAGGGTCTGCTTTCTGAAAG GGGGATATGAAACCTTTAACTCGCAATATCCTGAGTGCTGTGTGGATGGAAAATTCATTTCCCCGGAGAGAACCGAGACCGAGAGGAACCTCGCTAGCCACTGTGAGAAGCAGAGTGCCAACCACAAACCTGCTTACGACCAG GGTGGTCCAGTTGAAATCCTGCCTTTTCTCTACCTTGGTAGTGCCTATCACGCTTCCAAGTGTGAGTTTCTCGCAAACCTGCACATCACGGCCCtgctgaatgtctccaggaaaaGCTCAGAGTCCTTCAAAGACCAGTATTGCTACAAGTGGATCCCGGTGGAGGACAGTCACACGGCAGACATCAGCTCACACTTCCAGGAAGCCATTGACTTCATTG ATTATGTCAGACGAACTGGGGGCAAAATCCTGGTGCACTGTGAAGCAGGGATTTCACGCTCTCCCACCATCTGCATGGCGTATCTCATGAAGACAAAGAAGCTCTGCTTGGAGGAAGCCTTCGATTATATCAAGCAGCGCCGGAGCCTGATCTCACCAAACTTTGGTTTCATGGGCCAGTTGCTACAGTACGAGTCGGAGATCTTGTCTTccactcccagccctgctgtcacCTCGTGCAAAAGAGAAGCTGCATCTTTTTTTGCAGAAGAACTGACATTAGGCAAAAACTTTGAAGGCTCGTGTTTTGCCTTTCCTACCTCAGTGTTGAGTTCTGTGCCCATCCActctcctgtccaccagctGAAACTCAGCCCAATGACAGCATCTTCGTCCTGCTGA